Below is a window of Humulus lupulus chromosome 2, drHumLupu1.1, whole genome shotgun sequence DNA.
TACACTACATAGATTAGAACACTTGTGATGACATGCTTTGAACTATGCTGAGTATAAGAGAAGGCTTATAAATCCTTAGATGCATTTCTAGAGAGTATTATCAACGTGTTTTTCTGAGGGAGGAAATAACTTTTAGGACAAAAGTTTTGAAATTTGTTTAAGCCTTGAGATCTTCATATTCTGTCTTCTGTCCTTGTGATAATTGCCATAACTTATGCAATTTTTTCTCCTCTTTTTCCTTTTCTTatgtaatattattgttatatataGAGATAAATGAGATATAGCTATGTTGTGACCTCTGAAAATTTGAAGGTCAAGGGCTTTGATGTGTTTGTAAAACCCCAAGTCTTGAAATGGTTATCTATAATCCTATTGTCATAAAATGTTACACGTTAAAGTGTTGGCTCTCATTTATAGCTCATTTTGATTTTGCTAACATTATTTGGAAGGCTCTTGCCTTGGCAAGGTCCTCAAGACTATTAATGATACTTGTTGTGTTGCTCTGAGATCTTTTGAAACGTTCAACTTTGGTGAAGAGAAAGGAAACTGGGAATGTTGTGTGCCATAGATCTTATTGAAACCAGGTAACAAAATATGATAAATTCTCTTGAAAGTAGGAAAAGAAAAATCTGCTTAGAGTGAATATGTGAAAGTGAAAGTTGTGTAATAGCTCAGCCTCACGTGACAGTGTCTCTACCTAGAATCAATTTCCTAAAATGAAATATGCCAATCAAGTTGTCTAGTATATCGAATCCATGACACATTTGACAAAatgatatttgcggcgaaaatatcAAATCTTTCGTGATAACTTTACTTAAATactaaatcaatttttttttactataattaagtaccaaatcaattttttttagagCAATAATCCATAATTTGTCTGACAAATTGGAGAGTAGACAAATGTGTTCACCAGGATATAAATTGCATTATTAATGGATTGTAATCTGACTAAGCTGCTTTTGTTTTGTGAATGTATTATTTGTTTGGAAAATCTGATGCTCTTGCTTGATGCCATTAGTGCTATAAATGATGCACCATTTTTTCACCCTTACTACATAATTATTCTCTATTTCAAAAAATGAGATCTGTACcatttttttttagaatatttgactaaaatagtcttaacataaaaaaaaatgtattaaaaaaatatattaatttttatttaattaagatttaaaatttatatttattttaagataaaacatacacacaaaaattacaaaatatattttttacatttaaaaaaaagtaatttaaaatgtaaacaaaaattaAGAATAGTAGTTTACGATTTCCTTAAAAATTCAAGTgtaaacatttaaatttcaaattaggTTGATTTGAAATTGTAATAACAAGttgttatgtttttgtttattatttgagttttttacTAAAAATTAATCACATTCATTGGAATagaatttcaaaaatatatttatgtttaaATTTGAAATTGTAATCAAGTGTTTTCATTATCATAGATTCTATGCTTGTGGagaaaacaattttttatttacttaCAACAAAATTGTAAATAACAAGTTTACTATTtactatttattttaataaaattgcaAACAACAAATTTACAATTTAATAAAAGTAAAGAGTAAAATATCTATGAGCCTATATCATGTAGAGACaatacaattttttatttaacgaaaatgtaattaataaatttattttttaataatttaaatgttattttaaaaaattataatcttTCTTAGCATAATATTTAAAACTATTAGTATTGATTGATATAGCAAGTTTTTCATTATAGTTTTATACTTAAAAGTGTGaacaaataaattatatttatatgaataagATATTAAGAGACTATGAGAGTATATGAAATTgataaatttggaaagaaaaaaaaaagtgtgagAGTTTGAAATAATACTATTCAAAAATGACAATTTGAGAATTTTACTATAAAATATAGGTAtttgtaaagaaaaaaaaagtgggtAATTTTATAGAGTAATATGAAAAAAGAAGCATTTGTGGCCATTTCTGATGATGTACTTGTGTGGATTGATGAACATTTTGGCCTAAACTTCACCTAATTATAATCAACTTAAAAACAGATTATTGTTGAACAAAATATTATTACCACATAATGACTGGTTCACATAAGGCAGCACCATAGGATTGTTAGACAACATCATTCCATTCTGGTCATTTTGGTGCAGTGCTTCTCCAGATTCCAACATAAGAGGAATATTATTGTTGAACATAATGTTCATATCACCTTGTCCTTCTAGAAGAGCAGTAGTAGTACCATTAGTACTACTAGAGCTATAGTACTGATCAGCTGCATAATCATCAGAGGTCAACAGCCATGTAAAGGAGCCATTGTTATAATGATCATCAAACGACACCGTTTGGGAGCTGGGATTGAAAGGAACTAGAGCCTTTGAGGAAGAAGAGCTTGGCTGATCATGAATCCAAGgcagctgctgctgctgcagTAGTGGTTGGGGTTTGTTATCATTATAATAAGGAAACTGAAGCTGCTGCTGTTGGTACATTTGAGTAGCTGCAGCCATGGCCTGATGAGGATCATGAGGAGAATAATATTGAGCAAAGCTAGGTTGCACATCATaagtactagtactactactactaccactactactaccattcaATGGCTCTTGCATACCAAAATGATTATAATGGTAGACATGAATCAAATGCTTCATTCTCTCATTCACTTGTTCAATTTTGTTATCCAAATCAGAAACAAACTCAGAAAGCTGGTTCCCAGTCCCAGTCCCAGAGAGCTCAGCAATGTAACTTTCTCCTAAGACAAGCTTTTCCTGATAGCTGCTCTTAGACTTAGTAGTAGTGGTGGTCATGGTTTGAGTGTGGCTCACTTTCTCAGTCTCTGCATTGACTTTCTGGATACGGTCGTTTAAGAAATCTGCCATGGTAAGAAGTCTTTTGGAGGCTGGTTTTAGAGTCATGGCAGTTATGTAATCATTGATGAGGGCCCTAACTTCACGAGGATTCTTAGGCCATGTGGCTACAGGCTCCGAGGGTTGGTTGGTGTAGTCGTTCACGATTAAGCAAACTTTAACATCACAAAGTGTGCTTAACTCGTAAGCCTTCTTGATTAGACCACTTCTTCTCTTTGCAAATGTTATTCTCCTTGCTCTTTCCTTCGGTTTCAATTTCAATGGTAGTTTTCCACGCCGCCCCATCTTTGTTTTCCCATtatgcaaaaaacaaaaaaatacccTTTAAACATTATGATATGATCACTGATGTAGAATAGAAAGTATAGAACAGAGTTTAGAATATTATTATAgtcaagttatat
It encodes the following:
- the LOC133813859 gene encoding MADS-box protein defh21-like: MGRRGKLPLKLKPKERARRITFAKRRSGLIKKAYELSTLCDVKVCLIVNDYTNQPSEPVATWPKNPREVRALINDYITAMTLKPASKRLLTMADFLNDRIQKVNAETEKVSHTQTMTTTTTKSKSSYQEKLVLGESYIAELSGTGTGNQLSEFVSDLDNKIEQVNERMKHLIHVYHYNHFGMQEPLNGSSSGSSSSTSTYDVQPSFAQYYSPHDPHQAMAAATQMYQQQQLQFPYYNDNKPQPLLQQQQLPWIHDQPSSSSSKALVPFNPSSQTVSFDDHYNNGSFTWLLTSDDYAADQYYSSSSTNGTTTALLEGQGDMNIMFNNNIPLMLESGEALHQNDQNGMMLSNNPMVLPYVNQSLCGNNILFNNNLFLS